In Kwoniella dejecticola CBS 10117 chromosome 4, complete sequence, one genomic interval encodes:
- a CDS encoding small nuclear ribonucleoprotein Sm D2 — protein MSQYAHVPKSELDEAQIKELEEYEISQGPLSVLQQAVRNSSQVLISLRNNKKLLARVKAFDRHCNMVLENVKEMWTETPKGKGKKPVNKDRFISKMFLRGDSVILVLRNAA, from the exons ATGAG TCAATACGCCCACGTACCCAAATCCGAGTTGGACGAAGCACAAATAAAGGAGCTGGAAGAATACGAGATCTCGCAAGGACCTCTATCAGTGTTGCAACAGGCTGTCAGGAACTCGTCTCAAGTCTTGATATCGTTACGAAATAACAAGAAGCTGTTGGCGAGGGTGAAAGCGTTCGACAGGCATTGTAATATGGTGTTGGAGAATGTGAAGGAG ATGTGGACTGAAACACCGAAaggaaagggcaagaagCCAGTGAACAAGGACAGGTTCATCTC TAAAATGTTCCTTCGTGGTGATTCAGTCATACTTG TACTCCGAAATGCCGCATAG